The proteins below come from a single Dermacentor albipictus isolate Rhodes 1998 colony chromosome 7, USDA_Dalb.pri_finalv2, whole genome shotgun sequence genomic window:
- the LOC135906769 gene encoding sulfotransferase 1 family member D1-like, whose translation MRFTKTVQGVPVTYFFPEDAVLSALSYEPRPGDIFVTTYPKCGTTWVQYIAYGIFHNGVPPTELSQFFAASPFLDLFGVDAVETMSKPGTIKTHLPFEEKKFSPRSKYIYVARNPYDVCVSAYHHVQTQTATEDEHVVPIDEHVKRFVSGRNNYGCYLKDSLIPWYTRRHESNVLFLTYEELHNDIKLQVKRIAEFLGPDYGRRVSRDPSMLQRVVEMTSKERMRPLFKNFLMANIELAAQYQKHKNTLVPQELEDTLKFLQDRPLRHEFVRQGSVGGYKSFLSENQRRTLEEWISASTHGSDVTRLWPNVTLP comes from the coding sequence ATGAGGTTCACCAAGACCGTGCAAGGCGTCCCTGTCACCTACTTCTTCCCCGAAGACGCCGTTCTTTCGGCTCTGTCTTACGAGCCGCGCCCAGGTGACATTTTTGTCACCACATATCCAAAGTGTGGAACAACTTGGGTTCAGTACATAGCGTATGGCATCTTTCACAATGGTGTGCCACCGACAGAACTTTCGCAGTTCTTTGCTGCGTCAccttttctagatctttttggTGTCGATGCTGTGGAGACTATGTCTAAGCCGGGCACCATCAAGACTCACCTTCCTTTCGAAGAGAAAAAATTTTCGCCCCGCTCTAAGTACATATACGTCGCCAGAAACCCTTACGATGTTTGCGTCTCTGCCTACCATCACGTCCAAACACAGACGGCCACCGAAGATGAGCATGTCGTCCCCATCGACGAGCACGTCAAGCGCTTTGTATCCGGCAGGAACAACTACGGATGCTACTTAAAAGACAGCCTCATTCCGTGGTATACTCGAAGGCACGAGAGCAACGTTCTCTTCCTCACGTACGAGGAGCTACACAATGACATCAAGCTGCAGGTGAAGAGGATTGCCGAGTTCTTAGGTCCCGATTACGGTCGGCGCGTGTCCAGAGACCCATCTATGCTTCAACGCGTGGTCGAAATGACATCGAAAGAGCGCATGCGCCCACTCTTCAAGAACTTTCTCATGGCCAACATCGAGCTCGCAGCACAATACCAGAAACATAAAAACACGCTCGTTCCCCAAGAGCTGGAGGACACGCTGAAATTCTTGCAAGACCGTCCACTTAGACACGAGTTTGTGCGTCAAGGCTCTGTCGGGGGCTACAAAAGCTTCCTTTCTGAGAATCAAAGAAGAACATTAGAAGAGTGGATTTCGGCAagcacgcacggaagtgacgtcacgcGTCTTTGGCCCAACGTCACTCTTCCATAA